The genomic region GGGCCAAAGCCCGGATCACACGCAGGAATGCGAACATTCAGTTCCTCCGGAAACCGTGGGTGATGAAGTCAGTGAGGCGCAAGGGCATCCGGGCCCTTAGCCTTTACTCAGGGTGCCTCCTCCTCTGCGAAGAAGCCGGGGCTTCGACGTAGCCCGCGCGCCGCGGAGCCGGACAGCAGCGAGAATGAGGGCAGGGCCCGCACGTCGGTCAACACGGACCAGCGCTGTCTAGCCATGTGGGGACGCCGTGAGGACGCCCTGGAGATGGAACGAGGACGCCGGGGGGACGGCCGAGGACCGTCCGTGGCTGGGACGCATCCCACGCCAGGTTGCCTGTCTTCCGACCGGGCTACATGGGAGGGCACTGTGAGAGACGGAGATGCGGTAGGGAGCGTCTCGCCCGATCCCGCGCGATTACTGGCGGCCGCCCGTCAGTTCGGTCGAGAGATGGAGCAGCTCCGACTCATTCAGGGAATGTCATGGCGACAGATTGACGAGGCGGTCCAAGGCCAGCCAGGCGTATCCGGCTCGGAGAGCACCTTCTACAGGATGGTAAAAAACCCAACGGGAATGCCTAAACCCGATTACGTCCGCAGCTTCGTCCTCACGCTTGGGCTGACCGAGCAGGACGGAAACTACTGGCTGGAGCGCCGAAAGCAGCTCATCGACAAGGCGAGCCGCGGCGACTCGCAGGACGAGCCGGCCACGCAGCCGGCTTCCACGAGCAAGCTTCCATTGTCTAGCTCCCCGGAACTGTGGCCCCCTGTGGCGGAAGATCAGGCGGATGGTCATTCTCTGCGGTGGCGGAAGCCTATGACCGTGGCATCCGCCGCCATTCTCGCTGTCGCTGTGATTAGCGGCGGGACATTCCTGGCCTTTCAACCGGGATCAGAGGGGGCGTCGCTCGTCGAGGGGGAAGTGACGTGTCAATCTGGAGCTCAGGTCGTGGGTGTTTGGATACAAACAGAAAATGGTCCAAGCTCCGGTTTTGCTGCCAGAAGCACATCGGGCGCCGGTGTCCGATACGAGTATGCCTTGTCCGAGGGCACGCGATATGCCGTCCATGTTGGATGTGGCGGAACACGAGAGAACTGGGACACGAACAATCGGTCTGGCTATGGAACCGGCCCCTTCCGGTCGTTTGTGTGCCGCGATCAAGCGACTCCAAGTGAAGGCCGCAAGTACGGCATCTGCGATGAGATATAGACGTGAATCTAGTCCGAGCGAAGATATGGGTTCACTGGCCTTGTAGCCCACAGTCACGTTAAGTTGGCAGCTGCCCGCCGAAAGCCTTCCCAAGCAGTCCGCCGGCGCCGGACGGTGTTCTCGCTGTACTTCCGCCGCCTCAGGAGCGCCTGATACTGCCTGAACTGCTGCTCGGTAAGGGTGAAGACGTCGAAGCCCCGCTCCTCGCACCAGTCGTACAGGTGCTCAAGGTCGCCCCAGTACGCCCGAGCGGTGTTGTAGCCGTAGTTCAGTAGGTACTCCTCGCGGGCCTCTGCGAAGCGCCGATCGCGCTCCGGCAGGTGCCGGATGAACATCGACCGGCCTTCGGGATATCGCCCCTCCGCCACTGGTTCAGAGTAGGTGTGGGGGGCCTGCGTGCTATCACGCTTATGTTTTGAGCCCTCTGACCTGCGCCTTAGCGTCGAAGACGATCCGTTCGTTTCCGACCAAGGAGTTGTCAGACATGTCCGCAGAGCTCTCCCGCTACAGCGCCGATCTGCTACCCGGTGATGCCCGGCGCGCCGGCCGGGCCATCAGCCGCTACCAGACCGGCGGCCAGGTCCGTACCGCCAAGGTCGACACCGAGACCGACGTCGCCATGGCGAAGGCGGATGCCCTCACCGCCGTGACGGGCCAGGCCATGGCCAACGTCGTCCGCGTCGCGCAGGCCCACCGTCAGCTGGAGCAGTTGGCACCCGAAGCAGCCGGCCGGCTGGCCTTCCTGGCCGACGACCACCTGCTGGCCATGAGCGAGACCGTGGCGGACTTGCGCCGCGATCTGCGCCGGAGGTAGGCAGCCGTGATCATCTTCCTCGCCCTCACCGGCGTGCTGGTCATCGGCCTGATGCTTGGTCTGCTCTGGCACAGCACCGTCCTGATTGGCGACCGTCGGGCCCTCGACCGGCTGGCGAGCCACTTGGCAGCGGAGCAGCTGATTCAGGCCCGGACCCACGACACGTTGCGCGCCATGCGCGACGCCGCACACAACCAATGGCAGCGCGGCTCGGGCGGTGCCTCGTGAGGGGCCTGAGCCTGCGCCGGGCCTGTAGTGATCTCAGCGATCTCATCCTGAGCGCCACTGCCACTACCCAGGGGCTGGTCGGCTTCGGCTGGGCACCCCGCCCGGATGCGCCGAGTACCTATCCCGACCTTGTCGCAGCGGTCGAACGATCGGTACGTACCGGGGAGCCGTTGCCGGTGAGCGACGAGAATTCCGAGTCGGTCATCTACGCCCACCCCGACGTCAACCTGGCGCTGCGCTACTGGCATGACGTCTCGCATGTTCTGCGCGGGTTGGACTTCACGCCGCCGCAGGAGCTGCAGTTGGCGCAGGTCCACCTCAGGGTTCTCGAGATAGCCGGTTACGACGAGGAGACGCTCGTCTGGCGGCTGCTGCGCGCCGACCTGGTAGGGCAGGTCTACCTGTCGGCCGTCGGCAAGCGCTTCCCTGCGGATCAGGCGGCGTTCGTGCAGCGCTGCCTCGAACGCGGTCTCGAGGCGGCCGTACTGGCCGAGCTCGGCGGCGAAGTGACGCCGCAGCGCCTGACACTGCCGCCGTCAGGAGTCGTGGCGGCGTGAGCTCGGACCCGCGGTCGTGGACGGCCGGCATCGTGGGCTTCGCGCTCGCGGTGCTGGTCGCCTGCTGGGCGCTTCAGTTGGCGGCGGGGCTACTGCTCGACGCCCTGCCGATCCTCGGGCCGGTAGCCGGCCTGGTGGTCGTTGGGTGGGCGGGCTGGCGGTATGTCAACCGGCCCCGTGGCTGGTAACCCTCGATGCCTCACGATCTGCGATCGCCGCCCGGCGGCCGTTGCATAAATATGCCGCCTGACAAATCCCCCAGCCAACTCGGTCAGCGCATTCCAGTCGGTGTTGTGAAATCATCATAGTCCATTGACCGCTGCAATTACGCAGCACATAGTAGTTCCCACTGCTGCGCAAGTGCAGCGATTCCACACATTAACTTGAGCGGAAAGGAGGGCGGAGCTATGTCCAGGACATATCGAAACAGCAAGCAGGGGGACGACCGACGCCGGCGCGTCAACGCCCGGGCGGTGCGACGGAACCCGCCGGACCTGCGCACGCTGGCCAAGGCCCTGCTCATGCAGGCGGCCGACGAAGCAGCTGCCGCCATCCAGAAGGTCGACGCCACCAAGCCCAGCGGTCGGACGGACGAGCCGCCCGAGACGAAAGGGCCGCGCCCGTGAGCCGGCACGAGTCTTCGATGAGCTGGCGACTGCTCCAGTGGCAGCGGCCACTACCGCCCGAGGTCGCCCTGAGCGTCCTCCGGCAATGGGCGGCAGATCAGCGCAGCCCCCGACTGGTACTGGAGGCCCGGGCGAACCGGACGGGTGTGCGCTACCTGTTGGGCGGCACAGCCCCCGCACTGCATGACGCCGCTTCCGTGGTGACGCGAGGCTTCCCGGGCTCAGCACTGTTGCCGGCTCCCGAACGATCGCCCATCGAGGCGGCCGGACGGCTACAGGCATCAACGCGGCACCGGGCGATCGGCCGCAGCGAACCGGAGACCGTCGTCCGAAGCATCCTCGGAGCGCTGACCCAGGTCACCGCCGACGAGCAGCTGGTCCTGCAGATAGTTCTGGGACCGCGGCGGATACCGCTGTCGGTACCGACGCAGAGCCCGTCGTCCGTCGTCGCTCCCTGGCACCAGGCGCTCTGGCACGGCCGGGGCGGCGTCATCGACGGGGAGAAGCGCACGGCGCTTCGCGACAAGGTCAGCGACCACGGCTTCGCCTGCACGATTCGGCTCGGCGTCAGCGCTGCCAGCCCTGCGCACCGTCGTCGGCTCCTCCTCGGGCTGCTGGCGGCAATCCGCACCAGCGAGGCACCCGGCGTACGGCTGCGG from Blastococcus colisei harbors:
- a CDS encoding site-specific integrase: MFIRHLPERDRRFAEAREEYLLNYGYNTARAYWGDLEHLYDWCEERGFDVFTLTEQQFRQYQALLRRRKYSENTVRRRRTAWEGFRRAAANLT